Proteins encoded in a region of the Pseudomonas syringae KCTC 12500 genome:
- a CDS encoding ABC transporter permease has product MHSIFEFGKSLRTPRFVKPGARTPYWADGICLAILTLFIGLFIYGLGQMMQPLTVLNSSPMSLDPARLPEYALRTTLRMFIALGASLIFTFVVATLAAKSRKAEQVIIPALDILQSVPVLGFLTFTVTFFMGLFPGRQMGVECAAIFAIFTSQAWNLAFSFYQSLRTVPSDLNEVSRQFGLSAVLRFTRLELPFAIPGLVWNMMMSMSGGWFFVVACEAISVGDTTVNLPGIGSWLALAIEQKNLAAIAWAVGAMALVILAYDQLLFRPIVAWADKFRFEQTASSKRPRSWMYSLLGRSRVAPMLGSVLAAPWKCLMLIDWRVFSRLWKVKLTPGVARVLDYAWLGLVMAACLAGSVYLFRFIEASLGASDMVTAFGLGLATMVRVIVLIVIASLIWVPVGIWIGLRPVWAERLQPIAQFMAAFPANVLFPFAVIAIVGLHLNPDIWLSPLMVLGTQWYILFNVIAGASALPTDLREAATMFNMRGWQWWRRVALPGVFPYYITGALTASGGSWNASIVAEAVSWGDQHLEAAGLGSYIANATQAGDFPRVALGIVVMSVFVIAFNRLLWRPLYGFAERRLSLV; this is encoded by the coding sequence ATGCATTCGATATTTGAATTCGGTAAAAGCCTGCGGACGCCCCGTTTCGTAAAACCCGGTGCACGCACGCCTTATTGGGCCGATGGTATTTGCCTGGCCATTCTGACGCTGTTCATTGGCCTGTTCATTTATGGTCTTGGCCAGATGATGCAGCCGCTGACCGTGCTGAATTCCAGCCCCATGAGCCTCGACCCGGCGCGCCTGCCCGAATATGCCTTGCGCACCACGCTGCGTATGTTCATCGCGCTGGGCGCTTCATTGATCTTCACTTTTGTCGTGGCCACGCTGGCAGCCAAAAGTCGCAAGGCCGAGCAGGTGATCATCCCGGCGCTGGATATTCTTCAGTCGGTGCCGGTGCTGGGTTTTCTGACGTTCACCGTGACCTTCTTCATGGGCCTGTTTCCCGGTCGGCAGATGGGCGTCGAATGCGCAGCGATCTTTGCCATCTTCACCAGTCAGGCCTGGAATCTCGCGTTCAGTTTCTATCAGTCACTGCGTACTGTGCCGAGTGATCTGAACGAAGTCAGCCGTCAGTTCGGGCTGTCTGCGGTATTGCGTTTTACACGCCTGGAACTGCCATTCGCCATTCCGGGGCTGGTGTGGAACATGATGATGTCGATGTCCGGCGGCTGGTTTTTCGTGGTCGCCTGCGAGGCCATTTCGGTCGGCGATACCACGGTCAATCTGCCGGGCATTGGGTCCTGGCTGGCGCTGGCCATCGAGCAGAAGAACCTGGCTGCGATTGCCTGGGCAGTGGGCGCAATGGCGCTGGTGATTCTGGCCTATGACCAATTGCTGTTCAGGCCTATCGTCGCCTGGGCGGACAAATTCCGCTTCGAGCAAACCGCATCGTCGAAGCGTCCGCGCTCATGGATGTACAGCCTGCTGGGCCGTTCCCGTGTGGCACCGATGCTGGGTTCGGTCCTGGCTGCACCGTGGAAGTGCCTTATGCTGATCGACTGGCGGGTGTTCTCCCGGCTGTGGAAAGTGAAGCTCACCCCAGGCGTCGCCCGTGTGCTCGACTACGCGTGGCTGGGGCTGGTCATGGCTGCCTGCCTGGCTGGCAGTGTGTACCTGTTCAGGTTCATCGAGGCGTCACTGGGCGCCAGCGACATGGTCACGGCCTTTGGTCTGGGCTTGGCGACGATGGTGCGTGTGATCGTACTGATCGTTATCGCAAGCCTGATCTGGGTCCCCGTCGGTATCTGGATCGGCCTGCGTCCGGTCTGGGCTGAACGCTTGCAGCCAATCGCGCAGTTCATGGCGGCGTTCCCGGCCAACGTTCTGTTTCCTTTTGCGGTGATCGCGATTGTCGGCCTGCACCTGAACCCGGACATCTGGCTGTCGCCGCTGATGGTGCTCGGCACCCAGTGGTACATCCTGTTCAACGTGATCGCCGGGGCCAGTGCCTTGCCGACTGACCTGCGCGAAGCGGCGACCATGTTCAACATGCGCGGCTGGCAGTGGTGGCGCCGTGTCGCGCTGCCCGGCGTGTTTCCCTACTACATCACCGGTGCGCTGACCGCGTCGGGTGGTTCGTGGAACGCCAGTATCGTCGCCGAAGCGGTTTCCTGGGGCGATCAGCACCTGGAAGCTGCAGGCCTGGGGTCATACATCGCCAATGCGACCCAGGCGGGCGACTTTCCACGCGTCGCACTGGGCATCGTGGTCATGTCGGTCTTCGTGATTGCGTTCAACCGGTTGCTGTGGCGCCCCCTGTACGGGTTTGCCGAGCGACGTCTGAGTCTTGTCTGA
- a CDS encoding methyl-accepting chemotaxis protein → MGTTLRELISGIRDGVTQIASAAEELSAVTEQTSAGVNSQKVETDQVATAMHQMSATVHEVARNAEQASVAASDADKQAREGDKVVGEAIQQIERLAAEVIRSSDAMNVLEQESDKIGKVMDVIKAVAEQTNLLALNAAIEAARAGEAGRGFAVVADEVRGLAQRTQQSTEEIEGLVSALQNGTRQVSGIMLGSRTLTDSSVELTRRAGTSLESITRTVSSIQAMNQQIAAAAEQQSSVADEISRSIVNVRDVSEQTAEASEETAASSVELARLGGQLQMMVSHFRV, encoded by the coding sequence ATGGGTACGACGCTGCGTGAACTGATCTCTGGTATTCGCGATGGCGTCACGCAGATTGCCAGCGCGGCCGAAGAACTGTCGGCGGTCACCGAGCAGACCAGTGCAGGGGTCAACAGCCAGAAGGTCGAGACCGACCAGGTGGCCACCGCCATGCATCAAATGTCGGCGACTGTTCATGAAGTGGCACGCAATGCCGAGCAGGCGTCCGTGGCGGCCTCCGATGCCGACAAGCAGGCGCGTGAAGGCGACAAGGTCGTCGGCGAGGCGATCCAGCAGATCGAACGACTGGCTGCCGAGGTGATTCGCTCATCTGACGCAATGAACGTGCTTGAGCAGGAAAGTGACAAGATCGGCAAGGTCATGGATGTGATCAAGGCGGTCGCCGAGCAGACCAACCTGCTGGCCCTCAATGCCGCCATCGAAGCCGCGCGTGCCGGGGAAGCCGGCCGGGGTTTTGCCGTGGTGGCCGACGAAGTTCGCGGCCTGGCGCAACGTACCCAGCAGTCCACCGAAGAAATCGAAGGGCTGGTGTCGGCCTTGCAGAATGGCACGCGTCAGGTGTCGGGCATCATGCTTGGCAGTCGCACGCTGACTGACAGCAGTGTCGAACTGACGCGCAGGGCCGGTACGTCGCTGGAAAGCATCACCCGTACGGTATCGAGCATTCAGGCGATGAACCAGCAGATCGCTGCGGCTGCCGAGCAACAAAGTTCGGTGGCCGACGAAATCAGCCGCAGCATCGTCAATGTTCGCGACGTATCCGAACAGACCGCCGAAGCCAGCGAAGAAACCGCAGCCTCCAGCGTCGAACTGGCACGCCTCGGTGGCCAGCTGCAGATGATGGTCAGCCACTTCCGGGTGTGA
- a CDS encoding methyl-accepting chemotaxis protein, with protein MNILSPGIYLTNRLRFPAKFAVLAIIIVIPLIVLGLRVFNSLNASIDTVAQERVGREYLQLTTPVLRLSMLQRAVSNRLLAGDASAAQDMTSNRAQLETALANLADMDARQGQQLETENRVQRLRESTRSLMDSIKPGLSQDEVFAQWNEQLAQTLNFIYYVSATSGMVLDEDYASLFLIDLSTIRMPREINVAGQIRGITAGLITGQGLSVSMRGSLESLLKIELQFRAELEQSIRLLKRRSPELAARISDPITASTAAMDSFRGDLHAYVKGTEFSVQQGQALSARGNVVVSGLYKAQDEIQTALQDELNTRYDALVLQREVVIAMCVVMGLLLLYAFCSIYRALRLTIDSLLGVTRRLGEGDLSARVAVVSKDEVADIANGLNLMADAFASSISHMDRTSYELTDVASRLGASIGLAKQSMNAQQAETEQVATAINEMTASVADVAQNTEGAALAADEANTASRNGLRIMHQAHSTIQALAEEVELSAQKVQALALHSQSIGGVIQVISTIADQTNLLALNAAIEAARAGEQGRGFAVVADEVRTLASRTQASTEEIRGIIQQLQGATDAAVQQMQAGQQKAHACISAASDASGSLSSISQGVERIVEMNTQIASAAVQQHAVSEDINRNVMEIRNSSGTLMLGIDNNAVTADELARVASDMRNVVARFKLTA; from the coding sequence ATGAACATCCTTTCGCCTGGTATCTACCTGACCAATCGCCTGCGCTTCCCTGCCAAGTTTGCCGTTTTAGCCATCATTATCGTTATCCCGCTGATCGTTCTCGGTCTGCGGGTTTTCAACAGCCTGAATGCAAGCATCGACACCGTCGCGCAAGAGCGCGTTGGCCGTGAGTACCTGCAACTGACCACCCCCGTTCTGCGACTCTCCATGCTGCAGCGTGCGGTCAGTAACCGTCTGCTGGCCGGCGATGCCTCTGCCGCTCAGGATATGACCAGCAACCGCGCTCAGCTCGAGACTGCTCTTGCTAACCTTGCCGACATGGATGCGCGACAAGGGCAGCAGCTGGAAACCGAGAACCGCGTACAGCGCCTGCGCGAAAGCACCCGTTCCCTGATGGACAGTATCAAGCCAGGCCTGTCGCAGGATGAAGTGTTCGCCCAGTGGAATGAGCAACTGGCCCAGACACTCAACTTTATCTACTACGTCTCGGCTACCTCAGGCATGGTGCTGGACGAAGATTACGCCTCGCTGTTTCTGATCGACCTGAGCACCATCCGTATGCCCCGGGAAATCAACGTCGCCGGTCAGATCCGCGGTATTACGGCAGGTTTGATAACCGGTCAGGGGCTGAGTGTATCGATGCGCGGCTCGCTCGAGAGCCTGCTGAAGATCGAACTGCAATTTCGTGCGGAGCTGGAGCAAAGCATTCGACTGCTCAAGCGCCGTTCGCCAGAACTGGCCGCGCGCATCAGTGACCCGATCACTGCCTCTACAGCAGCGATGGACAGCTTTCGCGGCGACCTGCACGCGTACGTAAAAGGCACAGAGTTCTCGGTGCAGCAGGGGCAGGCGCTGAGTGCGCGCGGCAACGTCGTTGTTTCGGGCCTCTACAAGGCTCAGGACGAAATTCAGACTGCGCTTCAGGATGAGTTGAATACGCGCTACGACGCTCTGGTGCTGCAACGCGAAGTCGTCATTGCCATGTGCGTGGTCATGGGTTTGCTGCTGCTCTATGCGTTCTGCAGTATCTACCGCGCCTTGCGCCTGACCATCGACAGCCTGCTGGGCGTTACCCGCCGTCTGGGCGAGGGCGATCTGAGTGCCCGCGTAGCGGTCGTCAGCAAGGACGAAGTGGCGGATATCGCCAACGGCCTGAACCTGATGGCCGACGCCTTCGCCAGTTCTATCTCGCACATGGACCGCACCTCTTACGAACTGACGGATGTCGCGTCCCGGTTGGGCGCATCCATCGGCCTGGCCAAGCAGTCGATGAACGCGCAGCAGGCTGAAACGGAGCAAGTGGCGACCGCGATCAACGAGATGACCGCGAGCGTCGCCGACGTGGCGCAGAACACCGAAGGTGCTGCGCTGGCCGCCGATGAAGCGAACACTGCGTCACGTAACGGGCTGCGCATCATGCATCAGGCTCACTCGACCATTCAGGCGCTGGCCGAAGAAGTGGAACTCAGTGCCCAGAAAGTCCAGGCGCTGGCCCTGCACAGTCAGTCGATTGGTGGCGTTATCCAGGTCATCAGCACCATTGCCGATCAGACCAATCTGTTGGCCCTCAATGCTGCCATCGAAGCTGCGCGGGCGGGCGAGCAGGGTCGCGGTTTTGCCGTGGTGGCTGATGAAGTCCGGACGCTGGCTTCGCGCACTCAGGCGTCGACCGAAGAAATTCGCGGCATCATCCAGCAGCTGCAAGGTGCGACCGACGCTGCCGTGCAGCAGATGCAGGCCGGGCAGCAGAAGGCGCATGCGTGTATCAGTGCCGCCAGCGATGCCTCGGGCAGCCTGTCGAGCATCAGTCAGGGCGTGGAGCGTATCGTCGAGATGAACACGCAGATCGCCAGTGCTGCCGTACAGCAGCATGCGGTCTCCGAAGACATCAACCGCAATGTCATGGAGATTCGTAACAGCTCCGGGACGTTGATGCTGGGTATCGATAACAATGCGGTCACCGCCGATGAACTGGCGCGGGTCGCCAGCGACATGCGCAATGTCGTGGCGCGTTTCAAACTGACTGCCTGA
- a CDS encoding DUF6555 family protein encodes MADEKHYRIDYLLHGSYKTFYIRAGAMDNKEAWHWASVDAGFGAIPKYRSDPVPKLSKPQAEKLGLSNVEWARA; translated from the coding sequence ATGGCTGATGAAAAACACTACCGTATCGATTACCTGCTGCATGGCAGTTACAAGACGTTCTACATAAGGGCAGGTGCCATGGACAACAAAGAGGCCTGGCACTGGGCTTCAGTGGATGCCGGGTTCGGTGCGATCCCCAAGTACCGTTCCGACCCGGTGCCGAAGCTGAGTAAGCCTCAGGCGGAAAAGCTCGGTCTGTCGAACGTGGAGTGGGCGAGGGCTTGA
- a CDS encoding manganese catalase family protein gives MFMYNKRLQYTVRVARPNPGLANLLLEQFGGAQGELAAAGRYFTQGLSEEDPGRKDLLMDIATEELSHLEIVGSIIVMLNKGAKGQLAEGIEEEGELYRSINGNGNDSHITSLLYGSGAPLTNSAGVPFTAAYIDTIGEPTADFRSNIAAESRAKIVYERLMNVTDDPGVKEALGFLMTREIAHQLSFEKALHAIQPNFPQGKLPGMPEFTNKYFNMSGEPNVRGAWNQGGDWEYVESPQAAVDGGDGTASVTLDEKDTEVLEMMKERTQSDPAANPITGADLGSGFVQGKDA, from the coding sequence ATGTTCATGTATAACAAGCGACTTCAATATACCGTACGTGTAGCAAGACCCAATCCTGGACTGGCCAACCTTCTGCTTGAGCAGTTCGGCGGGGCTCAGGGTGAACTGGCTGCAGCCGGACGCTATTTCACTCAAGGGTTGAGCGAAGAAGACCCAGGCCGTAAAGACCTGCTGATGGATATCGCCACCGAAGAACTGAGCCACCTTGAAATTGTGGGTTCCATTATTGTCATGCTCAATAAGGGCGCTAAAGGTCAATTGGCTGAAGGCATCGAAGAAGAAGGCGAGTTGTATCGCTCTATCAACGGTAACGGCAATGACTCACACATCACTAGCCTGCTGTACGGCTCCGGTGCGCCATTGACCAACTCTGCCGGCGTGCCCTTTACAGCGGCTTATATCGATACCATCGGTGAGCCAACAGCAGACTTCCGTTCCAACATCGCCGCAGAATCCAGAGCCAAGATTGTTTACGAGCGATTGATGAACGTGACGGATGACCCGGGCGTTAAAGAAGCGCTGGGCTTTCTCATGACTCGCGAAATTGCACACCAGTTGTCTTTTGAAAAAGCCCTGCACGCCATCCAGCCCAACTTCCCGCAGGGCAAACTGCCTGGCATGCCGGAATTCACCAACAAGTACTTCAACATGTCCGGCGAGCCCAATGTACGCGGCGCCTGGAATCAGGGCGGTGACTGGGAGTATGTGGAATCGCCACAAGCGGCTGTCGATGGCGGCGATGGTACGGCCTCGGTCACGCTGGATGAAAAAGATACAGAAGTGCTGGAAATGATGAAGGAACGGACCCAGTCCGACCCGGCCGCCAACCCAATCACCGGTGCGGACCTGGGCTCTGGTTTTGTCCAGGGCAAAGACGCTTGA
- a CDS encoding DUF4142 domain-containing protein, whose amino-acid sequence MNNYFRMSAIAVVLSLGSQMAVAAQDADDFVEDASAKGIAEVQVGKLAQDEKGVSADVKEFAKQMVTDHTAANEKLAAIAKSKNLEVSEDPMLMDKAKAMILEMREKSFDQAYANNQVSAHEQAIKLYKEEAENGKDPELKAFAKATLPTLEKHLEHAKKLAAAHGGDAAKK is encoded by the coding sequence ATGAACAATTATTTTCGCATGAGCGCCATTGCCGTTGTGCTTTCGCTAGGTTCGCAAATGGCTGTTGCTGCTCAGGACGCTGATGATTTCGTAGAAGATGCTTCTGCCAAAGGCATCGCCGAAGTTCAGGTTGGCAAGCTCGCACAGGATGAGAAAGGTGTCTCTGCAGATGTGAAGGAATTTGCAAAGCAGATGGTCACGGATCACACCGCTGCCAATGAGAAGCTGGCTGCGATCGCAAAAAGCAAGAACCTTGAAGTGTCCGAAGACCCTATGCTGATGGACAAAGCCAAGGCGATGATTCTGGAGATGCGCGAGAAGTCGTTCGACCAGGCTTACGCCAACAATCAGGTCTCCGCGCATGAACAGGCGATCAAGCTGTATAAGGAAGAAGCCGAGAATGGCAAGGATCCAGAGCTGAAGGCGTTTGCAAAGGCAACGCTGCCTACGCTGGAGAAGCATCTGGAGCATGCGAAAAAACTCGCTGCTGCGCATGGCGGTGATGCTGCCAAGAAGTAA
- a CDS encoding iron-containing redox enzyme family protein, translated as MTSLQVMTGDAVVKTVVEEARSKTVYQSWMNERAPEHQHDAVMFLNHCLALAEREHCDLPAQPEALEQWMEQNVGVVADQYALYLEQRRAGKPRRFFKSKAHAMYFIQQVAPTKMVDGAWLYGLLPRWADYRFHGLIRTYLEELGDGEQAQNHVSLYRKLLADLDCDTSAPLADDAYLQGAIQLSLGQLGEQYLPEVIGYNLGYEQLPLHLLITSFELNELGIDPYYFTLHVTIDNASTGHARKAAQSVLELMPVGQERDEFYRRVASGYRLNELGMGSTKVIQSFDLEQEVIAMLERKRTFGQHMHSDYCRLDGKTVNEWLAEPDQIPEFLAVLENRGWIKRHEDPLHSRFWKLFEGAGAPMFGVFNGYEKQLVHDWIAGEWLSDGSAQPTIGKRLPEAFRSRFRNLQDGAQPSPELAVPASADADPDVRELHRKLESAPASEKMSTLIESMSPARHATAAGLHATRLFVSSMAERMTGAQA; from the coding sequence ATGACGTCTCTTCAAGTGATGACAGGCGATGCCGTCGTCAAAACCGTCGTTGAAGAAGCCCGTTCAAAGACCGTCTATCAATCATGGATGAATGAACGTGCTCCCGAACATCAACACGATGCGGTCATGTTTCTGAATCACTGCCTGGCCCTGGCTGAGCGGGAACACTGCGACCTTCCGGCCCAGCCTGAAGCGCTTGAACAGTGGATGGAGCAGAACGTAGGGGTCGTGGCTGATCAATATGCGCTCTATCTTGAGCAACGCCGCGCAGGAAAACCGAGACGGTTTTTCAAAAGCAAAGCGCACGCGATGTATTTCATTCAGCAAGTTGCACCGACCAAAATGGTCGACGGCGCCTGGCTATACGGATTGCTGCCGCGCTGGGCAGACTACCGCTTTCATGGCCTGATTCGTACGTACCTTGAGGAACTCGGTGACGGCGAACAGGCGCAGAATCACGTTTCCCTGTATCGGAAACTGCTGGCGGATCTGGACTGCGATACCAGCGCGCCACTGGCAGACGACGCCTACCTGCAGGGTGCCATTCAGCTGTCGCTGGGCCAGCTTGGCGAGCAGTACCTTCCCGAGGTCATTGGTTACAACCTGGGCTATGAACAGCTGCCACTGCACTTGCTCATCACATCATTCGAGCTGAATGAACTGGGCATTGACCCTTACTACTTCACCCTGCATGTGACGATCGATAACGCCAGCACCGGTCATGCGCGCAAGGCTGCGCAGAGCGTCCTGGAACTGATGCCTGTCGGCCAGGAGCGCGACGAGTTTTATCGTCGTGTCGCGAGTGGTTATCGCCTCAATGAGCTGGGCATGGGATCAACTAAGGTGATCCAGTCGTTCGACCTGGAGCAGGAAGTGATCGCCATGCTCGAGCGCAAGCGCACGTTCGGTCAGCACATGCATTCCGATTACTGCCGTCTCGACGGCAAGACCGTCAACGAGTGGCTCGCCGAGCCCGATCAGATCCCGGAATTTCTTGCCGTACTGGAGAATAGGGGCTGGATCAAACGTCACGAAGACCCTCTGCACAGCCGTTTCTGGAAGCTGTTCGAGGGTGCCGGTGCACCGATGTTCGGCGTCTTCAACGGTTATGAAAAACAACTCGTGCATGACTGGATCGCCGGTGAGTGGCTGTCGGATGGCAGCGCTCAACCCACGATCGGCAAACGGCTTCCGGAAGCCTTTCGCTCGCGCTTCCGCAATCTGCAAGACGGCGCTCAGCCCTCCCCTGAGCTTGCTGTGCCTGCCTCGGCGGATGCTGATCCGGACGTTCGCGAACTGCACAGGAAACTGGAATCTGCGCCCGCCTCGGAGAAAATGTCCACGTTGATCGAAAGCATGTCGCCAGCAAGACACGCAACGGCCGCCGGCCTGCACGCGACGCGTCTGTTTGTGAGCAGCATGGCCGAGCGCATGACAGGAGCCCAGGCATGA
- a CDS encoding methyltransferase, translating to MSHPLPDSAALIALAQRLDTSGYRFITPTPLTHQHVNQRPENRTAASLRDVFGWSRLIPESMLPVEEAQGLLAAGILERKEDGLKSRVRFSSLDNLLLVHSAFPTTDEDSVFFGPDTYRFAQSINRHLQGTSHPINRAVDIGCGTGAGAMLIAVARPQAQVHAVDINPKALHFAQTNATVAGLKNMECCHSDILSGLSGNFDLIVANPPYMKDTQRRAYRHGGDALGADLSVRIVRESLDRLTPGGSLVLYTGVAMVGEHDPFFEAVQADIDHAALAWTYRELDPDVFGEELLEEGYEDVDRIAAVELVVTRRPA from the coding sequence ATGAGTCATCCCCTCCCCGACAGCGCCGCGCTGATTGCCTTGGCGCAGCGCCTTGATACCAGTGGCTATCGCTTTATCACGCCCACACCCCTGACCCATCAACACGTCAATCAACGCCCGGAAAATCGTACTGCCGCGTCACTGCGCGATGTCTTCGGCTGGAGTCGGCTGATACCGGAATCCATGTTGCCGGTAGAAGAGGCTCAAGGCCTGCTGGCTGCCGGTATTCTGGAACGCAAGGAAGATGGCTTGAAAAGCCGGGTGAGATTTTCCAGCCTGGATAATCTGCTATTGGTGCATTCGGCGTTTCCTACCACAGATGAAGACTCGGTATTTTTCGGTCCGGATACCTATCGCTTCGCGCAGTCCATCAATCGTCATCTGCAAGGCACGTCGCACCCGATCAACCGCGCCGTCGACATCGGCTGCGGTACGGGCGCCGGTGCCATGTTGATCGCGGTCGCCCGTCCGCAGGCTCAGGTGCATGCCGTCGACATCAACCCCAAGGCCCTGCATTTCGCCCAAACCAATGCCACGGTCGCCGGGCTGAAGAATATGGAGTGCTGCCACAGCGATATTCTCTCGGGCCTGAGTGGAAATTTCGACCTGATCGTCGCCAACCCGCCCTACATGAAAGACACCCAGCGCCGCGCCTACCGCCACGGTGGTGATGCACTGGGCGCGGACCTGTCCGTGCGCATCGTGCGCGAATCACTGGACCGCCTCACGCCGGGCGGCTCGCTGGTGCTTTACACCGGCGTGGCCATGGTGGGCGAGCACGATCCGTTTTTCGAGGCGGTGCAGGCCGATATCGACCATGCGGCACTGGCATGGACCTACCGTGAACTGGACCCGGATGTCTTCGGCGAAGAGCTGCTTGAAGAGGGCTACGAGGACGTGGACCGTATTGCAGCAGTCGAACTGGTCGTCACCCGACGGCCCGCATGA
- a CDS encoding VOC family protein encodes MPRLNRIIETALYVEDLTNAKEFYSGTLELEVMFESATLVAFNVGGVSTLLLFKRGASLQTQYLSGGEIPPHDAQGRIHVCFAINADEMQPWADRLARASVAIEGRTEWPKGGSSIYFRDPDENLVELLTPGCWTIY; translated from the coding sequence ATGCCACGCCTGAACAGGATTATCGAAACAGCCCTCTACGTAGAAGATCTGACGAACGCCAAGGAATTCTATTCCGGCACCCTTGAACTGGAAGTGATGTTCGAAAGCGCGACATTGGTGGCCTTCAATGTCGGCGGCGTGAGCACTCTGCTGCTGTTCAAGCGCGGCGCGTCACTGCAGACGCAGTACCTGAGCGGCGGAGAGATACCACCGCACGACGCACAGGGCCGGATTCATGTGTGCTTCGCCATCAATGCCGACGAGATGCAACCCTGGGCTGATCGCCTTGCCAGGGCCAGCGTCGCCATCGAAGGCCGCACCGAATGGCCCAAGGGCGGATCAAGTATCTACTTCCGCGACCCCGATGAAAATCTCGTCGAACTTCTCACGCCGGGCTGCTGGACGATTTATTGA